The following coding sequences lie in one Micromonospora sp. R77 genomic window:
- a CDS encoding GNAT family N-acetyltransferase → MWWACPVTDQVTIAPAGVGDAGEILTVQRAAYLVEAQRYGDPFLPPLTETLDEVRAALAGPTVVLAARLGARLVGSVRATVEGDTAHVGRLSVAPDQQGRGVGGRLLAAIEAACAGRVSRFALFTGAESTDNLRLYARRGYRLVAHRPDPNGIRLAVLEKTPTAPVLPDAGAVSPARSGA, encoded by the coding sequence ATGTGGTGGGCTTGCCCGGTGACCGATCAGGTGACCATCGCCCCGGCCGGGGTCGGGGACGCGGGCGAGATCCTCACCGTGCAGCGCGCCGCCTACCTGGTGGAGGCGCAGCGGTACGGCGACCCGTTCCTGCCGCCGCTGACCGAGACCCTGGACGAGGTACGCGCCGCGCTGGCCGGCCCGACGGTCGTGCTGGCCGCCCGACTCGGGGCCCGGCTGGTCGGCTCGGTACGCGCCACGGTCGAGGGCGACACCGCACACGTCGGCCGGCTCTCCGTCGCCCCCGACCAGCAGGGACGGGGCGTCGGCGGGCGGCTGCTGGCCGCGATCGAGGCGGCCTGCGCCGGCCGGGTGTCCCGATTCGCCCTCTTCACCGGCGCGGAGAGCACCGACAACCTGCGCCTGTACGCCCGGCGCGGTTACCGGCTGGTCGCCCACCGGCCGGACCCGAACGGGATCCGCCTCGCGGTGCTGGAGAAGACGCCGACGGCGCCGGTGCTCCCGGACGCCGGAGCGGTCAGCCCTGCTCGCAGCGGCGCTTGA
- a CDS encoding GNAT family N-acetyltransferase, giving the protein MTDLIFREAVRADLPAVIALLADDVLGKARDFTEVDAAYERAFADIDADPRNQLIVAESAGEVVGCLQVTYIPGLGRHGAERSLIESVRVRSDLRGRGLGRELMGWAVDQARRRGCALVQLTTDKSRADAHRFYRDLGFVASHEGMKLAL; this is encoded by the coding sequence ATGACCGATCTGATCTTCCGGGAGGCCGTCCGGGCCGACCTGCCGGCCGTCATCGCCCTGCTCGCCGACGACGTGCTGGGCAAGGCGCGCGACTTCACCGAGGTCGACGCCGCGTACGAGCGGGCGTTCGCGGACATCGACGCCGACCCGCGCAACCAGTTGATCGTCGCCGAGTCGGCGGGTGAGGTGGTCGGCTGTCTGCAGGTCACGTACATCCCGGGGTTGGGCCGGCACGGCGCGGAACGGTCGCTGATCGAGTCGGTGCGGGTCCGGTCGGACCTGCGCGGCCGAGGGCTCGGCCGGGAGCTGATGGGCTGGGCCGTCGACCAGGCCCGGCGGCGGGGCTGCGCGCTGGTGCAGCTCACCACCGACAAGTCCCGCGCCGACGCGCACCGCTTCTATCGCGACCTCGGCTTCGTGGCCAGCCACGAGGGGATGAAGCTGGCCCTGTGA
- a CDS encoding FtsX-like permease family protein, which translates to MAATIGEFPTIDPATDRFLVLPWPELPADGPHPLTPTGFVLATDGRAVDAATVRQVAEEGQRRYQRAGAVTGREALPPQVRTWAEARAELGGSGVNGLLVFGFIMGAAGGGVLGLLALAFAVLAGARGRGQVLSRLRTMGLSRRQWRGLLLVELTPLVLVSVLTGALVGAVLPVLLTPVLGLAAFTGGAAVRVRFEPGLVAGVLGLAVLALGFAVAVEALNNRRMRLGEVLRLGEES; encoded by the coding sequence GTGGCCGCGACGATCGGTGAGTTCCCGACGATCGACCCGGCCACCGACCGGTTCCTGGTGCTGCCCTGGCCGGAGCTGCCTGCGGACGGCCCGCATCCGCTGACCCCCACGGGTTTCGTGCTGGCCACCGACGGCCGCGCGGTCGACGCCGCCACGGTACGCCAGGTGGCGGAGGAGGGGCAGCGCCGCTATCAGCGGGCCGGCGCGGTCACCGGCCGGGAGGCGCTGCCCCCGCAGGTGCGTACCTGGGCCGAGGCCCGCGCGGAACTCGGCGGCAGCGGGGTGAACGGACTGCTGGTCTTCGGCTTCATCATGGGCGCGGCCGGCGGCGGGGTGCTGGGTCTGCTCGCCCTCGCGTTCGCGGTGCTCGCCGGGGCCCGGGGCCGGGGTCAGGTGCTGTCCCGGCTGCGGACCATGGGCCTGTCCCGCCGGCAGTGGCGGGGCCTGCTGCTGGTCGAGCTGACCCCGCTGGTGCTGGTCTCGGTGCTCACCGGCGCGCTGGTCGGCGCGGTGCTGCCGGTGCTGTTGACGCCGGTGCTCGGGCTGGCCGCGTTCACCGGTGGGGCGGCGGTACGGGTGCGTTTCGAACCGGGCCTGGTGGCCGGCGTGCTCGGGCTGGCCGTGCTGGCCCTCGGCTTCGCGGTCGCCGTGGAGGCCCTGAACAACCGCCGGATGCGCCTCGGCGAGGTGCTCCGGCTCGGAGAGGAGAGCTGA
- a CDS encoding SRPBCC family protein, with amino-acid sequence MRYVESVEITADVDRVWAVQTDVERWPEWTPTITAARRLEPGPFTVGSSARLEQPRLRPAVWRVTEIDPPRVFVWESDSPGVHSRGEHRVVPLPDGRVRAELVMVQTGPLAGLFGLLGGRVVRSYLRQEAEGLKRRCEQG; translated from the coding sequence ATGCGATACGTCGAGTCCGTCGAGATCACCGCCGACGTCGACCGGGTCTGGGCGGTGCAGACCGACGTGGAGCGCTGGCCCGAGTGGACGCCCACGATCACCGCCGCCCGTCGACTGGAACCGGGGCCGTTCACCGTCGGCTCGTCGGCCCGGCTGGAGCAGCCCCGGCTGCGGCCGGCCGTCTGGCGGGTCACCGAGATCGACCCGCCGCGCGTCTTCGTCTGGGAGTCCGACAGCCCGGGCGTGCACAGCCGGGGCGAGCACCGGGTGGTCCCGCTGCCCGACGGCCGGGTCCGGGCCGAGCTGGTGATGGTGCAGACCGGCCCACTGGCCGGGCTGTTCGGGCTGCTCGGTGGCCGGGTCGTGCGGAGCTATCTGCGGCAGGAGGCCGAAGGGCTCAAGCGCCGCTGCGAGCAGGGCTGA
- a CDS encoding sigma-70 family RNA polymerase sigma factor: MHAVAAGWHGDMVRPEWMSRAQPQPRASRSGRGVDVRPADRQNDPVTPRPTPGRHQAVSTEGTHSDQLIRLLYAEHAGPLLMFVMRLTGGDRQRAEDIVQETLLRAWRNAHRLGVQGQGSLRPWLVTVARRIAIDEHRSEQARPAETYDRDLTAFAEADSTDRVLRTMTVADALRTLSQSHREILVATYFRGRTVPEAAEELGLPLGTAKSRVYYALRALRTALQERGVTE, encoded by the coding sequence ATGCATGCGGTGGCGGCCGGCTGGCACGGCGACATGGTGAGGCCCGAGTGGATGTCCCGGGCCCAGCCGCAGCCCCGTGCGTCGAGGTCGGGGCGGGGGGTCGACGTGCGGCCCGCCGATCGCCAGAATGACCCGGTGACGCCGCGACCGACCCCCGGGCGGCACCAGGCGGTGTCCACTGAGGGCACGCACTCCGATCAGCTGATCCGGCTGCTCTACGCCGAGCACGCGGGACCGCTGCTGATGTTCGTGATGCGGCTGACCGGTGGGGACCGGCAGCGCGCCGAGGACATCGTGCAGGAGACCCTGCTGCGGGCCTGGCGCAACGCGCACCGGCTGGGCGTGCAGGGGCAGGGCTCGCTGCGACCCTGGCTGGTGACGGTGGCCCGGCGGATCGCGATCGACGAGCACCGCAGCGAGCAGGCCCGGCCGGCGGAGACGTACGACCGGGACCTGACCGCGTTCGCCGAGGCGGACAGCACCGACCGGGTGCTGCGCACCATGACGGTGGCGGACGCGCTGCGTACGCTGAGCCAGTCGCACCGGGAGATCCTGGTGGCGACGTACTTCCGGGGCCGGACGGTGCCGGAGGCGGCCGAGGAGCTGGGCCTTCCGCTCGGCACCGCCAAGTCGCGCGTCTACTACGCGCTGCGTGCGCTGCGCACGGCTCTGCAGGAACGGGGGGTGACGGAATGA
- a CDS encoding anti-sigma factor produces the protein MSRADHMDVAAYALGVLDQADTERFEEHLATCWACAAELETMVPVVGLLSGIDGESMTALEQTQTDPALLDRTLVAVRQHRRRSRVRQLLATAAAVVVFGGLSGVGFATFAGSGDEPLPQAEPTRSAPVDPPASSKPSNPGDPGTGGNEQEGEQHNATDPGTGVKTTMWLAAKQYGTRIDFQLTKLPGPRTCRLVVVRKNATTEVISTWSVPGGGYGTNTNQLPLELTATTSAGMDDIQKIQVQSVDVNGVASPLVTVADL, from the coding sequence ATGAGCCGGGCCGACCATATGGACGTCGCGGCGTACGCGCTGGGCGTGCTGGACCAGGCGGACACCGAGCGGTTCGAGGAGCACCTGGCGACCTGCTGGGCGTGCGCCGCGGAGCTGGAGACGATGGTCCCGGTGGTGGGGTTGCTCTCCGGCATCGACGGCGAGTCGATGACCGCCCTGGAGCAGACCCAGACCGACCCGGCCCTGCTGGACCGGACCCTGGTGGCGGTACGCCAGCATCGCCGGCGCAGCCGGGTGCGGCAGCTCCTGGCGACCGCGGCGGCGGTGGTGGTCTTCGGTGGGCTGAGCGGCGTCGGGTTCGCCACCTTCGCCGGCAGCGGCGACGAACCGCTGCCGCAGGCCGAGCCGACCCGTTCGGCACCGGTCGACCCGCCGGCCAGCAGCAAGCCGTCGAACCCGGGCGACCCGGGCACTGGCGGCAACGAGCAGGAGGGCGAGCAGCACAACGCCACCGACCCGGGCACCGGCGTGAAGACCACCATGTGGCTGGCGGCCAAGCAGTACGGCACCCGGATCGACTTCCAGTTGACCAAGCTGCCGGGGCCGCGTACCTGCCGGCTGGTGGTGGTCCGCAAGAACGCCACCACCGAGGTCATCTCCACCTGGTCGGTGCCGGGTGGCGGTTACGGGACGAACACCAACCAGTTGCCGCTGGAGCTGACCGCCACCACCTCGGCCGGGATGGACGACATCCAGAAGATCCAGGTGCAGTCGGTGGACGTCAACGGGGTGGCCAGCCCGTTGGTGACGGTGGCCGACCTCTAG
- a CDS encoding alpha/beta hydrolase, with amino-acid sequence MAGFAAAVVLTAGCTLPAFAPTTDAVGEAAAPGTTPTWHACPEVAEQLVGRGAPGMRYECARVAVPRNWGGGATTGATAGPGTGETFEISLLRARSNRQHDRIGSLVINPGGPGASGVDTAVYLSFGPSFGGLPAAVTDRFDIVGFDPRGVARSSPVKCISDADLDASFGYDPDPASQASFDGFADLNRRIGQRCGDKYGDQLPLYGTEQAARDIDAVRAAVGDDKLTYLGYSYGTLLGATYAQLYPQRVRALVLDGAVDPQQKLVAGSESQAKGFERAFDNFARWCAANAGRCPIAPDARAAVTSAIDKAKTSPVRGRGGREATAGWVFYAVISSLYTESGWQELARAIDRLDGGDPAEVFRLADAYAGREDDGHYSNLFDANLAVNCADETEKPTREQIRQLQSQWRQKYPLFGPALAVGMLGCVEWPGQRDPYPTGRAVGAPPIVVVGTTGDPATPYEQTAALASMLGVGRVLTWEGEGHTAYPQTACVTDAVDAYLISLTVPRAGLRCPAR; translated from the coding sequence CTGGCCGGGTTCGCCGCGGCGGTGGTGCTGACCGCCGGCTGCACGCTGCCCGCGTTCGCGCCGACCACCGACGCCGTGGGTGAGGCCGCCGCACCGGGCACCACGCCGACCTGGCACGCGTGTCCCGAGGTGGCCGAGCAGTTGGTCGGTCGGGGGGCACCGGGGATGCGCTACGAGTGCGCGCGGGTCGCCGTGCCCCGCAACTGGGGCGGCGGGGCGACGACCGGCGCGACCGCCGGTCCGGGCACCGGGGAGACGTTCGAGATCTCGCTGCTGCGGGCCCGGTCCAACCGGCAGCACGACCGGATCGGCTCGTTGGTGATCAACCCGGGCGGTCCGGGGGCCTCCGGTGTGGACACCGCCGTCTACCTCTCCTTCGGGCCGTCGTTCGGCGGGCTGCCGGCCGCGGTGACCGACCGCTTCGACATCGTCGGTTTCGACCCGCGCGGGGTGGCCCGGTCCAGCCCGGTCAAGTGCATCTCCGACGCCGACCTCGACGCCAGCTTCGGCTACGACCCCGACCCGGCGAGCCAGGCTTCGTTCGACGGCTTCGCCGACCTGAACCGGCGCATCGGGCAGCGCTGCGGCGACAAGTACGGCGACCAGCTCCCCCTGTACGGCACCGAGCAGGCGGCCCGGGACATTGACGCGGTCCGGGCGGCGGTCGGCGACGACAAGCTCACCTACCTGGGCTACTCCTACGGCACCCTGCTCGGCGCGACGTACGCCCAGCTCTACCCGCAGCGGGTCCGGGCCCTGGTGCTCGACGGCGCGGTGGACCCGCAGCAGAAGCTGGTCGCCGGCTCGGAGAGCCAGGCCAAGGGGTTCGAGCGGGCCTTCGACAACTTCGCCCGCTGGTGCGCGGCGAACGCCGGTCGCTGCCCGATCGCGCCCGACGCCCGGGCTGCGGTCACCTCGGCGATCGACAAGGCGAAGACCTCCCCGGTACGCGGCAGGGGTGGCCGGGAGGCCACCGCCGGCTGGGTCTTCTACGCCGTCATCTCCTCGCTCTACACCGAGTCGGGGTGGCAGGAGCTGGCCCGGGCGATCGATCGGCTGGACGGCGGCGACCCGGCGGAGGTGTTCCGCCTCGCCGACGCGTACGCGGGCCGGGAGGACGACGGTCACTACTCCAACCTCTTCGACGCCAACCTGGCGGTGAACTGCGCCGACGAGACGGAGAAGCCGACCCGGGAGCAGATCCGGCAGCTCCAGTCGCAGTGGCGGCAGAAATACCCGCTCTTCGGTCCGGCCCTGGCGGTGGGCATGCTGGGCTGTGTGGAGTGGCCGGGCCAGCGGGACCCGTACCCGACCGGCCGGGCGGTGGGCGCACCGCCGATCGTGGTGGTCGGCACCACCGGCGACCCGGCCACGCCCTACGAGCAGACCGCGGCGCTGGCCTCGATGCTCGGGGTGGGACGGGTGCTGACCTGGGAGGGTGAGGGGCACACCGCCTACCCGCAGACGGCCTGCGTCACCGACGCCGTCGACGCCTACCTGATCTCGCTGACCGTTCCCAGAGCGGGGCTTCGCTGTCCGGCGCGTTGA
- a CDS encoding ABC transporter ATP-binding protein, with protein MSAQVSGPPAGPTGTDGVARVDGLDEAARLDEVVRVDGVSRTFGRGEHAVHAVRDVSFTAGRGELVAVRGRSGAGKTTLLNLVGGLDRPDSGRVRVAGREVTGASERHLLELRRGTIGFVFQTFGLVPILSAAENVGVPLRLARVPAAEREQRVAVLLELVGLGGHAAQRPYELSGGQQQRVAVARALANEPDLLIADEPTGQLDSETGRSIMDLLRAVVHARGMTALVATHDPALIELADRTLTLRDGRLAAD; from the coding sequence ATGAGCGCACAGGTGTCGGGCCCGCCGGCCGGCCCCACCGGCACCGACGGGGTGGCCCGGGTGGACGGGTTGGACGAGGCGGCCCGGCTGGACGAGGTGGTCCGGGTCGACGGGGTGAGCCGCACCTTCGGCCGGGGCGAGCACGCCGTGCACGCCGTCCGGGACGTCTCCTTCACCGCCGGCCGGGGCGAGCTGGTCGCGGTCCGGGGCCGGTCGGGCGCCGGCAAGACCACCCTGCTCAACCTGGTCGGCGGGCTGGACCGGCCGGACAGCGGCCGGGTGCGGGTGGCCGGCCGGGAGGTGACCGGCGCGAGCGAGCGGCACCTGCTGGAGCTACGCCGGGGGACCATCGGCTTCGTCTTCCAGACCTTCGGGCTGGTGCCGATCCTCAGCGCGGCGGAGAACGTCGGGGTGCCGCTGCGGCTGGCCCGGGTGCCCGCCGCCGAGCGGGAGCAGCGGGTGGCGGTGCTGCTGGAGCTGGTCGGGCTGGGCGGCCACGCCGCGCAGCGCCCGTACGAGCTGTCGGGCGGGCAGCAGCAGCGGGTGGCGGTGGCCCGGGCCCTGGCCAACGAGCCGGACCTGCTGATCGCTGACGAGCCGACCGGCCAGCTCGACTCGGAGACCGGCCGATCCATCATGGACCTGCTCCGCGCGGTGGTGCACGCCCGTGGCATGACCGCGCTGGTGGCGACCCACGACCCGGCCCTGATCGAGCTGGCCGACCGCACCCTCACCCTGCGCGACGGTCGCCTCGCCGCCGACTGA
- a CDS encoding FtsX-like permease family protein yields the protein MLAAPLPDTGPLRLAGFEADGGPAAGTSYRLRIDGLAVTDAGGAALPFTPAGDWRIADTGQGPIGPADVSSGVVDATYRVELIAGGQYAYQPPSRFAVVPAGDDRPVPALLTPAARAALNVHTGDTVTLALSGVSLPVRVVGEVESVPATTDAEAGVLLDLPAATDWLLRRQGSVRPVPEWWLAGDGAVAATALAELPGVTVLDRQQVAAQAARDPYWLGARTGLLAAALGSVLLALVGLAVDVWATTRHRLTEFAVLHTLGANTRLLARALLAEQAFLAGVGVGVGLLVGAGVAATMVPLVILTPAAGRPVPDAVFTLPWTPIGLTALGLLLVALAFSAVITTGIRRRVAAVQLRIGGER from the coding sequence GTGCTTGCCGCGCCGCTGCCCGACACCGGGCCGCTGCGGCTCGCCGGCTTCGAGGCCGACGGAGGGCCGGCCGCCGGCACCAGCTACCGGTTGCGGATCGACGGGCTGGCAGTGACCGATGCCGGTGGGGCGGCGCTGCCGTTCACGCCGGCCGGGGACTGGCGGATCGCGGACACCGGGCAGGGGCCGATCGGACCGGCCGATGTCAGCAGTGGCGTGGTGGACGCCACGTACCGGGTGGAACTGATCGCGGGCGGCCAGTACGCGTACCAGCCGCCCTCGCGGTTCGCCGTGGTGCCGGCCGGGGACGACCGGCCGGTGCCGGCCCTGCTGACCCCGGCCGCCCGGGCCGCGCTGAACGTGCACACCGGTGACACCGTCACGCTCGCGCTCTCCGGGGTCTCCCTGCCCGTCCGGGTGGTCGGCGAGGTCGAGTCGGTCCCCGCCACCACCGACGCCGAGGCGGGGGTGCTGCTGGACCTGCCCGCCGCGACCGACTGGCTGCTGCGCCGGCAGGGCAGCGTCCGGCCGGTGCCGGAGTGGTGGCTGGCCGGGGACGGTGCGGTGGCGGCCACCGCGCTGGCCGAGCTGCCCGGGGTGACCGTGCTGGACCGGCAGCAGGTCGCGGCGCAGGCCGCCCGCGACCCGTACTGGCTGGGGGCCCGGACCGGCCTGCTCGCGGCGGCCCTCGGCTCGGTGCTGCTCGCCCTGGTCGGCCTCGCCGTCGACGTGTGGGCCACCACCCGGCACCGGTTGACCGAGTTCGCGGTGCTGCACACGCTGGGCGCCAACACCCGCCTGCTGGCCCGCGCACTCCTGGCCGAGCAGGCATTCCTGGCCGGTGTCGGGGTCGGCGTCGGCCTGCTGGTCGGGGCCGGGGTCGCGGCGACCATGGTGCCGCTGGTGATCCTCACCCCGGCCGCCGGCCGACCGGTGCCCGACGCGGTGTTCACGCTGCCCTGGACACCGATCGGGCTGACCGCGCTCGGGCTGCTGCTGGTCGCCCTGGCGTTCAGCGCCGTCATCACCACCGGCATCCGCCGGCGGGTGGCGGCCGTGCAGCTACGGATCGGGGGAGAGCGATGA
- a CDS encoding potassium channel family protein, whose amino-acid sequence MDLLLLPFRWIYRGLVWFANSPRTLITSYLLMIVVAGILYSHAEHKSAADSVWWAVVTASTVGYGDISPTTWAGRTLAALLISTMVLLVIPLITAHFASRLIVDDDAFEHDEQEELKADVRRLRALLEEMAARQGIDVPEPERRAPVNAPDSEAPLWERSARSGRRRRRR is encoded by the coding sequence ATGGATCTCCTGCTGCTGCCGTTCCGGTGGATCTACCGGGGTCTCGTCTGGTTCGCGAACTCACCCCGCACGCTGATCACGTCGTACCTGCTGATGATCGTGGTGGCCGGGATCCTCTACAGCCACGCCGAGCACAAGAGCGCCGCCGACTCCGTCTGGTGGGCGGTGGTCACCGCCTCCACCGTCGGGTACGGCGACATCTCACCCACCACCTGGGCGGGGCGCACCCTCGCCGCGCTGCTCATCTCCACCATGGTGCTGCTGGTCATCCCGCTGATCACCGCGCACTTCGCCAGCCGGCTGATCGTCGACGACGACGCCTTCGAGCACGACGAGCAGGAGGAGCTGAAGGCCGACGTCCGGCGGCTGCGGGCCCTGCTGGAGGAGATGGCCGCCCGGCAGGGCATCGACGTGCCGGAGCCCGAGCGCCGCGCCCCGGTCAACGCGCCGGACAGCGAAGCCCCGCTCTGGGAACGGTCAGCGAGATCAGGTAGGCGTCGACGGCGTCGGTGA
- a CDS encoding ATP-dependent DNA ligase: MDLPINPPVEPMLAKSVPELPTAPGMTYEPKWDGFRLIIFRDGDDVELASRGGKTMTRYFPEVIEQARKQLPPRCAVDGELIVIRRDGPGGQPRLDFELLAQRIHPAASRVKLLAETTPADFVAFDLLAIDDELLTDQPYPQRRARLEQALADVRPPVHVTQVTTDPDTARRWFEVFEGAGLDGLIAKPADLPYEPGKRLMFKVKHARTADVVVAGFRWHKSGPVVGSLLLGLYDDAGVLHHIGVSSSFTAARRKELLDELEPYRDVGADHPWVHGDHERGQRIPGGVSRWTGTKNLEWEPLRPELVVEVAYDAMEGDRLRHTARFVRWRPDRDPRSCRYDQLDRPIRYDVDQVLGGDPAATVGDRPAPA; the protein is encoded by the coding sequence GTGGACCTGCCGATCAATCCCCCGGTCGAGCCGATGCTGGCCAAGAGCGTGCCGGAGCTGCCCACCGCGCCCGGCATGACCTACGAGCCCAAGTGGGACGGGTTCCGCCTGATCATCTTCCGGGACGGCGACGACGTCGAGCTGGCCAGCCGGGGCGGCAAGACGATGACCCGCTACTTCCCCGAGGTGATCGAGCAGGCCCGCAAGCAGCTGCCGCCGCGCTGCGCGGTGGACGGTGAGCTGATCGTGATCCGCCGGGACGGTCCCGGTGGCCAGCCCCGGCTCGACTTCGAGCTGCTCGCCCAGCGGATCCATCCGGCCGCGTCCCGGGTGAAGCTGCTCGCCGAGACCACCCCGGCCGACTTCGTCGCCTTCGACCTGCTCGCCATCGACGACGAGCTGCTCACCGACCAGCCCTACCCGCAGCGCCGGGCCCGGCTGGAGCAGGCCCTGGCCGACGTCCGCCCGCCGGTGCACGTCACCCAGGTCACCACCGACCCGGACACCGCCCGGCGCTGGTTCGAGGTCTTCGAGGGCGCCGGGTTGGACGGCCTGATCGCCAAGCCGGCCGACCTGCCGTACGAGCCGGGCAAGCGGCTGATGTTCAAGGTCAAGCACGCCCGTACCGCGGACGTGGTGGTGGCCGGCTTCCGCTGGCACAAGTCGGGCCCGGTGGTCGGCTCGCTGCTGCTCGGCCTCTATGACGACGCGGGCGTGCTGCACCACATCGGGGTCAGCTCCTCGTTCACCGCGGCCCGGCGCAAGGAGCTGCTGGACGAGCTGGAGCCCTACCGGGACGTCGGCGCCGACCACCCGTGGGTGCACGGCGACCACGAGCGGGGCCAGCGGATCCCCGGCGGGGTCAGCCGGTGGACCGGGACGAAGAACCTCGAGTGGGAGCCGCTGCGTCCGGAGCTGGTGGTCGAGGTGGCCTACGACGCGATGGAGGGCGACCGGCTGCGGCACACCGCCCGGTTCGTCCGCTGGCGGCCCGACCGGGATCCGCGTTCCTGCCGCTACGACCAGCTCGACCGGCCGATCCGCTACGACGTGGACCAGGTGCTCGGCGGCGACCCGGCGGCGACCGTCGGCGACCGGCCGGCCCCGGCGTAG
- a CDS encoding spermidine synthase — MGRRRGDDRVVEQVDTGQAELVPDPDRPGSWTLLLDGAPQSHVDLTDPTHLEFEYVRRLAAAIDLVAPAGEPLRVLHLGGGALTLPRYVSATRPGSTQRVSELDGALVELVRRALPWRTDPRLRVRVADARATLAAGRDASWDVVVADVFAGARTPAHLTSAEYVAEVARVLHTGGWYLANVADGPPLRHVRAQVATVRSVLPRACLVGDAAVLRGRRYGNLVLVAGRVEPPVPQLTRRAAGDWFPGRVLAGEELDRFCSGAPVVRDANATDSTPPPPGIFSVRR, encoded by the coding sequence ATGGGGCGGCGGCGCGGCGACGACCGGGTGGTCGAGCAGGTCGACACGGGGCAGGCCGAACTGGTGCCGGACCCGGACCGGCCGGGTTCGTGGACGCTGCTGCTCGACGGCGCCCCACAGTCCCACGTGGACCTGACCGACCCGACCCACCTGGAGTTCGAGTACGTCCGCCGGCTGGCCGCCGCGATCGACCTGGTCGCCCCGGCCGGCGAGCCGCTGCGGGTGCTGCACCTGGGCGGCGGCGCGCTCACCCTCCCCCGGTACGTGTCGGCCACCCGGCCCGGCTCCACCCAGCGGGTGTCCGAGCTGGACGGTGCCCTGGTGGAACTGGTCCGGCGCGCGCTGCCCTGGCGTACCGACCCGCGGTTGCGGGTCCGGGTCGCCGACGCCCGGGCCACCCTCGCCGCCGGCCGGGACGCCAGCTGGGACGTGGTGGTCGCCGACGTCTTCGCCGGTGCCCGCACCCCGGCCCACCTGACCTCGGCGGAGTACGTCGCCGAGGTGGCCCGGGTGCTGCACACCGGCGGGTGGTACCTGGCGAACGTCGCGGACGGCCCGCCGCTGCGGCACGTCCGCGCCCAGGTCGCCACGGTCCGCTCGGTGCTGCCCCGGGCCTGCCTGGTCGGTGACGCGGCGGTGCTGCGCGGCCGGCGGTACGGCAACCTGGTGCTGGTGGCGGGGCGGGTCGAGCCGCCGGTGCCGCAGCTGACCCGGCGGGCGGCCGGTGACTGGTTCCCGGGCCGGGTGCTGGCCGGCGAGGAGCTGGACCGGTTCTGCTCCGGCGCCCCGGTGGTCCGCGACGCGAACGCCACCGACTCCACTCCGCCGCCGCCCGGAATTTTTTCCGTCCGTCGTTGA
- a CDS encoding ABC transporter ATP-binding protein: MTATAEALPDLADLQRRAAQRAAERAGGQDRLRGHIVCDGLVRIFKTEGVEVVALQGLDLVIDRGELVAIVGASGSGKSTLLNILSGLDTPTAGIARVAEYDLLSLSNRRRLSYRREVVGFVWQQTGRNLLPYLTARENVELPMKLAGGRGRGRRARRERARELLDLVGVGYCADRRPGQLSGGEQQRCAVAVAVANDPEVLFADEPTGELDEATGAEVFAALRTINAELGVTIVVVTHDHAVAGQVRRTVAIRDGRTSSEVRRTARIGADGSTELVSEEYAVLDRTGRMQLPASFVDALSLRDRVRLDLAPDHVEVRPGDRAHEDRSEA, translated from the coding sequence ATGACAGCCACCGCCGAGGCGCTTCCGGACCTCGCCGACCTGCAGCGCAGGGCCGCGCAGCGCGCGGCCGAGCGGGCCGGCGGGCAGGACCGGCTGCGCGGGCACATCGTCTGCGACGGGCTGGTCCGCATCTTCAAGACCGAGGGGGTGGAGGTGGTCGCCCTGCAGGGGCTCGACCTGGTCATCGACCGGGGGGAGCTGGTGGCCATCGTCGGTGCGTCCGGTTCCGGCAAGTCCACCCTGCTCAACATCCTCTCCGGGCTGGACACCCCCACCGCCGGCATCGCCCGGGTCGCCGAGTACGACCTGCTGTCCCTGTCGAACCGGCGTCGGCTCAGCTACCGGCGCGAGGTGGTCGGCTTCGTCTGGCAGCAGACCGGCCGCAACCTGTTGCCGTACCTGACGGCGCGGGAGAACGTCGAGCTGCCGATGAAGCTGGCCGGTGGCCGGGGTCGGGGTCGACGGGCCCGCCGGGAACGGGCCCGCGAACTGCTCGACCTGGTCGGCGTCGGCTACTGCGCGGACCGGCGACCGGGCCAGTTGAGCGGCGGCGAGCAGCAGCGCTGCGCGGTGGCCGTCGCAGTCGCCAACGACCCGGAGGTGCTCTTCGCCGACGAGCCGACCGGCGAGCTGGACGAGGCGACCGGCGCGGAGGTCTTCGCCGCGTTGCGCACCATCAACGCCGAGCTGGGGGTCACCATCGTGGTGGTCACTCACGACCACGCCGTGGCCGGCCAGGTCCGCCGCACCGTCGCGATCCGCGACGGCCGGACCTCCTCCGAGGTACGTCGCACCGCGCGGATCGGCGCCGACGGCAGCACCGAGCTGGTCAGCGAGGAGTACGCGGTGCTGGACCGCACCGGCCGGATGCAGCTGCCGGCGTCCTTCGTCGACGCCCTGTCGCTGCGCGACCGGGTCCGGCTCGACCTGGCACCCGACCACGTCGAGGTGCGGCCCGGCGACCGGGCGCACGAGGATCGGAGCGAGGCATGA